One genomic region from Chthonomonas calidirosea T49 encodes:
- the efp gene encoding elongation factor P, which translates to MPKVDTADFKNGLSIIVDGEIYTIVWFQHHKPGKGGAVMRTKLRNLRTGAIIDRTFNAGEKFEQAVLQRYPMQYLYHQDDEYVLMNPQTYEQVSVNKATFGEAIKYLKDGMEVTVIEHEGRILGAEVPYFVELEVVETDPGVKGDTVSGGSKPAKLETGAVISVPLFVNVGDKVKVDTRTDTYLERVK; encoded by the coding sequence GTGCCGAAAGTAGATACCGCCGATTTTAAAAATGGGCTATCCATCATTGTAGATGGAGAAATCTACACCATTGTTTGGTTTCAACATCATAAGCCGGGAAAGGGAGGTGCCGTTATGCGAACGAAACTTCGTAATCTGCGCACCGGGGCTATCATCGATCGCACCTTCAACGCCGGTGAAAAGTTCGAACAGGCAGTGCTTCAAAGATACCCTATGCAGTATCTTTATCACCAGGATGATGAGTATGTGTTGATGAACCCGCAGACCTATGAGCAGGTCAGCGTCAACAAGGCGACGTTTGGAGAAGCGATCAAATATCTCAAAGATGGTATGGAAGTGACGGTGATCGAGCACGAAGGTCGAATTCTTGGGGCAGAAGTTCCCTACTTTGTCGAGTTAGAGGTCGTTGAAACGGACCCTGGCGTTAAGGGCGATACGGTTTCGGGCGGATCAAAGCCCGCTAAACTTGAGACAGGAGCTGTGATTTCCGTGCCCCTTTTCGTCAACGTTGGCGATAAGGTAAAGGTAGATACACGCACCGATACCTACTTGGAGAGAGTGAAGTAG
- a CDS encoding thioredoxin domain-containing protein, with amino-acid sequence MSENRAPTNRLIHETSPYLLQHAHNPVDWYPWGEEALRRAKEEQKPILLSIGYSACHWCHVMERECFENPEIAAQMNRDFVNIKVDREERPDLDAIYMNAVVAMTGQGGWPLTVFLTPDGVPFFGGTYFPPEDRYGRPGFPRVLTAVAEAWRTRHAEIEAQSRLMLQELSRSLVPEEGVPMPLTPDLLEKAYRAFAESFDAAYGGFGGAPKFPQASGLEFLMRYYLLTKRVGALEMVEKTLQQMALGGLRDQLGGGFHRYSVDARWLVPHFEKMLYDNAQLIRVYLHAAQITGNALYRDVVADTCNYALREMRSPEGGFYSAQDADSEGEEGKYYVWRLEEVKAVLEENEAKLFCAFYDVTEAGNWEGRSILHVAMPLQQLAERFGITLEQAAERLASARAKLLAYRMQRVPPATDDKVLTAWNGLMLSALAESGAVLEERRFLEAAEGCGRFIEQHLTYRDAEGRLRLYHLFAKGHAKGVGLLEDYAFCIEGFLCLYEATLQEHWLALARELAKSTLSQFEDTESGGFFTTPPEQNDLIYRPMDWTDDALPSGNSVMSEVLQRLALLTGEAELREAALRTLRRMVPLMERYPTSFSRALCALCFYLSDPQEVALLGSKEALEDFLRVLRETYRPNLVLAQADTAEAANASGLALLEGKTLVEGRPTAYVCKNYACKAPTTEPMLLRQQLSSGQ; translated from the coding sequence ATGTCGGAAAATAGAGCCCCTACCAATAGGCTCATCCACGAAACGAGCCCCTACCTGCTTCAGCATGCCCATAATCCGGTGGACTGGTATCCATGGGGGGAAGAGGCGCTTCGACGCGCCAAAGAGGAGCAAAAACCCATTCTGCTCTCCATTGGTTATTCGGCCTGCCATTGGTGCCATGTGATGGAGCGAGAGTGTTTTGAGAACCCTGAGATCGCGGCGCAGATGAATCGCGATTTCGTTAACATCAAGGTAGATAGAGAGGAGCGACCCGACCTCGATGCCATCTATATGAATGCCGTGGTGGCCATGACGGGGCAGGGTGGCTGGCCGCTTACCGTCTTCCTCACCCCAGACGGGGTGCCATTTTTCGGAGGGACCTACTTTCCCCCGGAAGATCGTTATGGTCGTCCCGGCTTTCCACGCGTGCTGACGGCGGTGGCCGAAGCCTGGCGCACCAGGCATGCCGAGATCGAGGCTCAAAGTCGCCTCATGCTCCAAGAGCTGTCACGCTCGCTTGTGCCTGAGGAGGGGGTGCCGATGCCCCTCACACCCGATCTCCTTGAGAAGGCTTATAGGGCTTTTGCCGAATCGTTCGATGCGGCTTACGGTGGGTTTGGGGGAGCCCCTAAGTTTCCCCAAGCGTCGGGGTTAGAGTTTCTCATGCGTTACTATCTGCTGACAAAACGCGTTGGGGCGCTAGAGATGGTAGAAAAGACGCTGCAGCAGATGGCGCTTGGTGGATTGCGCGATCAGTTGGGTGGGGGCTTTCATCGCTACAGTGTGGATGCCCGTTGGCTAGTGCCGCATTTTGAAAAGATGCTTTACGACAACGCCCAACTCATTCGTGTCTACCTCCATGCTGCGCAGATAACCGGCAACGCGCTTTACCGTGATGTGGTGGCAGATACGTGCAACTACGCTTTACGCGAGATGCGCTCGCCGGAAGGAGGATTTTACTCTGCGCAAGATGCCGACAGCGAGGGAGAAGAGGGAAAATACTATGTTTGGCGGCTAGAGGAGGTAAAGGCTGTTTTAGAAGAGAACGAGGCAAAACTGTTTTGTGCTTTCTATGATGTCACTGAAGCGGGAAATTGGGAGGGACGCTCCATTCTACATGTCGCGATGCCTTTGCAGCAGCTGGCCGAGCGGTTTGGAATAACGTTGGAGCAGGCTGCGGAGAGGCTTGCAAGCGCGCGGGCCAAGTTGCTGGCCTATCGCATGCAGCGTGTGCCTCCCGCGACCGACGATAAGGTCTTAACCGCATGGAACGGGCTGATGCTTTCCGCATTGGCCGAGAGTGGGGCGGTGTTGGAAGAGAGGCGGTTTTTAGAGGCCGCAGAAGGCTGCGGCCGGTTTATCGAGCAGCACCTAACCTACCGCGATGCGGAGGGAAGGCTAAGGCTCTATCATCTGTTTGCTAAGGGGCACGCGAAAGGTGTCGGGCTATTAGAGGACTACGCCTTTTGCATAGAGGGGTTTCTCTGTCTTTATGAGGCGACCTTGCAAGAACATTGGCTCGCGTTGGCTAGGGAGCTAGCTAAAAGTACGTTGAGCCAATTTGAGGACACCGAGTCAGGCGGATTTTTCACCACCCCGCCGGAGCAGAACGACCTGATCTATCGGCCGATGGACTGGACGGATGACGCGCTCCCTTCTGGCAACTCGGTGATGTCGGAGGTGTTGCAAAGGCTTGCTTTGTTGACCGGCGAAGCGGAGCTTCGCGAGGCCGCCTTGCGAACGCTACGGCGCATGGTTCCTCTCATGGAGCGCTATCCAACCTCCTTTTCTCGCGCCCTCTGCGCCTTGTGTTTTTACCTGTCGGATCCACAGGAGGTGGCGCTGCTAGGGTCAAAGGAGGCGTTAGAGGACTTTCTGCGGGTTTTGCGCGAGACCTATCGGCCCAATCTGGTGCTGGCACAAGCCGATACGGCGGAAGCAGCAAACGCCTCTGGGTTGGCTTTGTTGGAAGGGAAGACGCTTGTAGAAGGTCGGCCTACCGCCTACGTCTGCAAAAATTACGCCTGTAAAGCACCTACCACCGAGCCGATGCTTTTGCGGCAGCAGTTAAGTTCTGGACAGTAA
- a CDS encoding DUF6754 domain-containing protein → MLHANSAVRILIPLFSVILLAAIYAAGQRPLFIRRIYGLTALEEAVGRATEMGRPMLGVPGLGGIDIVTLQAVAILAYVARIGCRYRTQLLVPVADTTLLPLVQETLQDVYVSEGRPELFEPENVRFLSNRQFSFAAAVAGTILQERTAACFYFGSFFAEALIFSEVGQQIGAIQIAGTPSTLQIPFFIATCDYVIIGDEFYAASAYLTREPVLLGSIIGQDLCKLLIIAGVLVGTVVASLWPTYLPLIKGFFMGAG, encoded by the coding sequence ATGCTTCATGCCAATAGTGCAGTACGTATTTTGATCCCGTTGTTTAGCGTTATCCTCCTTGCAGCGATCTATGCGGCAGGCCAACGCCCGCTCTTTATTCGGCGTATCTATGGCCTAACGGCCCTAGAAGAGGCGGTGGGAAGAGCTACCGAAATGGGCAGACCCATGCTAGGGGTCCCCGGATTAGGCGGCATTGATATCGTTACATTACAAGCTGTTGCTATTCTAGCCTATGTGGCGCGTATCGGCTGTCGTTACCGTACGCAGCTTCTCGTGCCTGTAGCCGACACGACCCTACTTCCCCTCGTGCAAGAGACGTTGCAGGATGTCTATGTGTCGGAGGGAAGGCCCGAACTGTTCGAGCCTGAAAATGTGCGATTTCTCTCGAATCGCCAGTTCTCCTTTGCCGCGGCGGTCGCCGGCACGATTCTGCAGGAACGCACGGCAGCCTGTTTCTACTTCGGATCGTTCTTTGCTGAGGCCCTTATCTTTTCGGAGGTTGGCCAGCAGATCGGGGCGATTCAGATCGCAGGAACACCCTCGACACTTCAGATTCCCTTTTTCATCGCCACCTGCGACTATGTGATCATCGGGGATGAGTTTTATGCTGCTAGTGCCTACCTCACGCGAGAACCGGTTCTGTTGGGCAGCATCATTGGGCAAGACCTCTGCAAACTGCTGATCATCGCGGGCGTGTTGGTTGGAACGGTTGTCGCCTCTTTATGGCCGACCTATCTCCCCCTGATCAAGGGATTCTTCATGGGAGCGGGGTAG
- a CDS encoding RNA polymerase sigma factor has protein sequence MAWIEGVWMSQERPAPKTKRRSYAPNSPSEVPTAETRRVQKDADPSAHEEERWNEAALIARTLQGDRTAFDVLFRRYQDYVYRIVYGIVGNAEEAKDLTQDVFLQAFRSLGRFRGQAKFATWLYRIAVNRATDAVRTAQRKRFLPLWDWMVSSASETADCREFPEVETTRGQVQEALLRCPLVLRQALVLRYYNECSLEEMAEILNCSTDAVKVRLHRARAMFRQVYGVVCREEEPLASETRSEE, from the coding sequence ATGGCATGGATAGAGGGGGTCTGGATGAGCCAAGAGCGACCCGCCCCGAAGACCAAAAGGCGGTCGTATGCGCCCAATTCGCCTTCGGAAGTCCCAACGGCAGAAACGAGAAGGGTACAAAAGGATGCCGACCCATCGGCTCATGAGGAGGAACGTTGGAACGAGGCGGCTCTCATCGCGCGTACCCTGCAAGGGGATCGAACGGCCTTCGATGTGCTCTTTAGGCGCTATCAAGACTACGTATACCGAATCGTATACGGTATTGTGGGCAACGCGGAGGAGGCAAAAGACCTTACTCAGGACGTTTTCCTTCAGGCGTTTCGCTCGCTAGGCCGATTTCGTGGGCAAGCCAAATTCGCCACCTGGCTCTATCGTATTGCGGTGAACCGCGCCACCGATGCCGTTCGCACCGCCCAACGAAAACGCTTTTTGCCTTTGTGGGACTGGATGGTGAGCAGCGCTTCAGAGACAGCGGATTGTCGGGAGTTCCCCGAAGTGGAGACCACGCGCGGGCAGGTTCAAGAGGCGCTGTTGCGCTGCCCGCTAGTTTTGCGCCAAGCGTTGGTTTTGCGCTACTACAATGAGTGCAGTTTGGAGGAGATGGCGGAGATATTGAACTGTTCGACCGATGCCGTTAAGGTACGCCTGCATCGAGCGCGCGCAATGTTTCGACAGGTCTATGGGGTAGTTTGCCGTGAAGAAGAGCCGCTGGCCTCGGAAACGCGATCGGAGGAGTGA
- a CDS encoding GAF domain-containing sensor histidine kinase, giving the protein MGSEQNLSPSHFNGESETYNYLPKLLKAVTEAPSAPAGAEALYQMLHDSFALVALCVELADETMVRFYPYGDLQLAALPKPTLEAMGKHVIVCSFGKAAEITGLVSWIFSEEQSTAQSLAEMLDAASALLGYRFALERTTQRLEEAEESLRVRLNEMAAIYEIGQATDPQDIPRLLQTVVERTARMMDAQACSLMLLDEHKTCLRLVAAYGLPEGLIQKEQRLEEGLAGRVVLSGQPMLIVDSAQSPRPSGGMKNQDIGSSMLFPLEDQTHQVLGVLSVRRRRPAKDFNTEDLKLFSVFAAHTALALSSMRLHTDLKARAAEMRKLSTLTNALISTTDLHSLATKLVEEICSVVGFPRCALYLQADKKNAFMPISWHGYPDEVMRQPLPVHEGILKFIAEAQGALVFDPRHPQNLSDKVARLLRGFARALGSNLLVLAPIRNSHGECFAILVADNRTRKKPILPTQLNLLNAFVGQAGIAIENARLYIAMRTSMETARKLQAYTERVLRSIDIAILSADSHGIITRCNPAVEKILGISASKCRGCSLDQLVEKLSIPQREKEIFRRLVERARSSGEAMLRQRFPLHFPGAQPKTVALHVSGLPEPGNEPSGVVLILEDITQEIALEREIERMRRLADIGQLAAKMAHEVRNALSPIRAGTQILQRELQSHGLASEWTEIILAEVDDLTRLTGELLEFSRPTPPHPQTIDLASFLQTALQTMQPMLDEQHITLHWNLQTPMPPLQADPVHLQQILRNLVSNAVQAMNEQGELEIAARYEPTHLRFVIEVKDNGEGIAPEDKERIFQPFVTTRPKGTGLGLPIVVKLLEQHGGHIEVESQRGEGACFRIFLPPSPPILFDTDLPLPTLRLGEQRWAGN; this is encoded by the coding sequence TTGGGGTCGGAACAAAACCTATCACCTTCTCATTTCAACGGAGAGAGTGAAACCTATAACTATCTTCCAAAGCTTCTCAAAGCGGTGACGGAAGCCCCTTCTGCCCCGGCAGGAGCAGAGGCGCTGTATCAGATGCTGCACGACTCTTTTGCACTCGTGGCGCTCTGCGTGGAGTTAGCCGATGAGACGATGGTCCGCTTCTATCCTTACGGGGATCTCCAATTGGCAGCTCTCCCAAAACCGACTCTCGAAGCCATGGGGAAGCACGTTATCGTTTGTAGCTTCGGAAAAGCGGCCGAGATCACAGGGCTTGTTTCTTGGATATTCTCGGAAGAGCAATCTACAGCACAGTCCCTTGCAGAAATGCTCGATGCGGCCTCCGCCCTCCTCGGCTATCGCTTTGCTTTAGAGCGCACCACCCAACGCCTCGAAGAGGCCGAAGAGAGCTTGCGCGTTCGCCTCAACGAGATGGCTGCCATCTACGAAATCGGCCAGGCAACCGACCCGCAAGATATTCCTCGACTGCTGCAAACCGTGGTAGAGCGCACCGCCCGCATGATGGATGCCCAAGCCTGCTCTCTCATGCTCCTAGATGAACACAAAACCTGCCTACGACTGGTGGCAGCCTATGGCCTCCCTGAGGGGCTTATCCAAAAGGAGCAGAGGCTTGAGGAAGGCTTAGCCGGTCGCGTCGTTCTTTCCGGCCAACCTATGCTTATCGTGGACTCGGCCCAAAGTCCACGCCCTTCGGGGGGGATGAAAAACCAAGATATCGGCTCTTCCATGCTTTTTCCTCTCGAAGATCAAACCCATCAAGTGCTCGGTGTGCTTTCGGTGCGTCGCAGACGCCCTGCTAAAGATTTTAATACGGAGGATCTGAAACTATTTTCCGTTTTTGCGGCTCACACGGCCCTTGCCCTCTCTAGCATGCGCCTTCATACCGATCTGAAAGCTCGCGCAGCCGAGATGAGAAAGCTTTCTACTCTGACCAACGCGCTTATCTCGACGACGGATCTCCACTCTCTTGCGACAAAGCTTGTGGAGGAGATATGCAGTGTTGTGGGCTTTCCACGGTGTGCTCTTTATCTCCAAGCGGATAAGAAGAACGCTTTTATGCCTATTAGTTGGCATGGCTATCCTGACGAGGTCATGCGCCAGCCGCTGCCTGTCCATGAGGGCATCCTAAAGTTTATTGCCGAAGCGCAGGGCGCACTGGTGTTTGACCCACGTCACCCACAGAACCTTTCCGATAAAGTGGCGCGTTTGCTGCGCGGATTTGCACGTGCCCTCGGCTCCAACCTACTTGTGCTCGCCCCTATCCGTAACTCCCATGGTGAGTGCTTCGCCATTCTCGTGGCGGACAATCGCACAAGAAAAAAACCTATTCTGCCCACCCAGTTGAACCTGCTCAACGCTTTTGTTGGGCAAGCCGGTATAGCCATTGAGAACGCTCGTCTCTATATCGCTATGCGGACGAGTATGGAGACGGCGCGCAAACTACAAGCCTACACAGAGCGCGTGCTCCGCTCCATTGACATCGCCATTCTCTCCGCCGATAGTCACGGCATCATCACCCGTTGTAACCCTGCTGTAGAGAAGATCCTAGGAATATCCGCCTCGAAATGTCGTGGTTGCTCCCTCGATCAACTTGTCGAGAAGCTCTCCATTCCTCAACGCGAGAAGGAGATATTCCGACGGCTTGTGGAGCGCGCGCGCTCTTCAGGAGAAGCCATGCTGCGCCAGCGCTTCCCTCTTCATTTCCCCGGCGCACAGCCTAAGACGGTCGCTCTCCATGTTTCCGGGCTTCCAGAGCCCGGAAACGAGCCCTCCGGCGTGGTGCTGATTTTAGAAGACATCACCCAAGAGATCGCGTTAGAGCGCGAGATCGAGCGTATGCGGCGACTCGCCGACATCGGACAACTCGCAGCCAAAATGGCTCATGAAGTTCGCAACGCTCTCTCGCCCATAAGGGCCGGCACCCAGATCCTTCAAAGAGAGCTACAAAGCCATGGTCTAGCCTCCGAGTGGACAGAGATCATTCTCGCGGAAGTAGATGACCTAACCCGCCTAACCGGAGAGCTTCTCGAGTTCTCTCGCCCCACACCCCCCCACCCACAGACCATCGATCTTGCCAGCTTCCTCCAAACGGCCCTACAAACAATGCAGCCAATGCTTGACGAACAGCACATCACCCTCCATTGGAACTTGCAAACCCCCATGCCCCCTTTGCAAGCCGACCCCGTGCACCTTCAACAGATACTACGCAACCTCGTGTCGAATGCGGTGCAGGCGATGAATGAACAAGGAGAGTTAGAGATAGCAGCCCGTTACGAACCCACCCATCTTCGATTCGTTATCGAGGTGAAAGACAACGGAGAAGGCATAGCGCCCGAAGACAAAGAGCGCATTTTCCAACCCTTTGTAACCACTCGCCCGAAAGGAACGGGTTTAGGCCTTCCTATCGTGGTAAAACTGCTGGAACAGCACGGCGGGCACATTGAGGTGGAGAGCCAACGCGGAGAAGGCGCCTGTTTTCGCATCTTCCTACCTCCCTCACCTCCCATTCTGTTCGACACCGATTTACCGCTTCCTACCCTACGGTTAGGCGAGCAAAGATGGGCAGGGAACTAA
- a CDS encoding PilZ domain-containing protein, translating to MMCAHSTDANEEEHVTERFCLLVADADPYISRIIEASLEHYGAFEVIPLARGPVGLRQAVERNPDLILWDILLPDTETLLPKLCALCPSSALVLLAPEDRLSLWMSLRRLGIASVLIKPFTIETLRQLIDQAQRKALAPPTEPQLHLFAVGQQVLLRSPQGQSSTRILQVEQDAFWVTGEPQVTLPPDITIGTRIHVELTGETALYRFATKILDRQQQIVWAWKLQMPQTLHRFQRRQYPRVALQAEVRLQPLPSQEELHAVLTDLSLGGCALISPVPLTDGQTVRIVLENIAPKTLQLEGEVQRCKPQSLQGNRYTVALQFTRIPYPTKQELKQIVAKKIEGS from the coding sequence ATGATGTGCGCCCACTCCACCGATGCGAACGAGGAGGAACATGTTACCGAGCGATTTTGCCTTCTGGTCGCCGATGCCGACCCTTACATTAGTCGCATCATTGAGGCCAGCCTGGAGCACTATGGAGCCTTCGAAGTCATTCCTCTGGCAAGAGGCCCTGTAGGCCTGCGCCAGGCCGTAGAACGTAATCCCGACCTCATTCTTTGGGATATCTTGCTTCCTGACACGGAGACCCTGCTTCCAAAACTCTGTGCTCTCTGCCCCTCTTCGGCCCTCGTTCTCCTCGCCCCAGAAGATCGTCTTTCCCTCTGGATGAGCCTTCGTCGGCTAGGCATCGCCTCCGTCCTTATAAAACCGTTCACCATAGAAACCCTGCGTCAATTGATAGATCAGGCTCAACGAAAAGCCCTCGCCCCTCCAACGGAACCGCAGCTCCATCTCTTCGCCGTAGGCCAGCAAGTCCTGCTAAGAAGCCCACAGGGTCAATCCAGCACACGCATTCTGCAGGTCGAACAAGACGCTTTTTGGGTAACGGGCGAGCCGCAAGTCACCCTTCCTCCAGATATAACCATAGGAACACGCATCCATGTAGAGCTCACCGGTGAGACGGCTCTCTACCGTTTTGCCACTAAAATCCTCGACCGTCAGCAACAGATCGTTTGGGCATGGAAGCTACAGATGCCGCAAACCTTACACCGTTTTCAACGTCGCCAATATCCAAGGGTCGCCTTGCAAGCAGAAGTACGTCTTCAACCCCTTCCCTCTCAAGAGGAGTTACACGCCGTACTGACCGACCTTAGTCTAGGGGGGTGTGCTCTTATCTCACCTGTGCCTCTTACAGACGGCCAAACGGTTCGCATTGTCCTTGAGAATATCGCCCCAAAAACCCTCCAACTAGAAGGCGAAGTGCAGCGCTGCAAACCACAGTCTCTACAAGGGAACCGCTATACCGTAGCCTTGCAGTTCACCCGTATTCCCTATCCAACAAAGCAAGAACTGAAACAGATCGTTGCTAAGAAGATAGAGGGCTCCTAG
- a CDS encoding glycosyl hydrolase family 79 C-terminal domain-containing protein — translation MGLYREALSRMIPLLAMLLLPLHAFAQSMPVVSVRVFQKPVAPSIPKDFLGLSYEAPALTSPYFDISNRVYVQLLRNLGPGSFRFGGNSVENTFWLQATADANQTTRRSLRRPTVLKGADLDRVFRFARAIGWHVILGVNLGHFNPQMAADEAHYAVTHGGRTLTGIEIGNEADLYGSNGWRTRDWDYAQYHRDFIAYVSAIEQETPGTPIVAPAFCCSLGYRWLPQLLHDDAADIHLVSFHMYPLYHAPGSKGPTAEQLLSTKVARWEDQHLQELASDVAPYRLPLRMAETNSVAGGGMPGVSDTYVAALWVADYLFRVAEHGLSGVNFHGGFFRGGYSPIWEQNGVFSAAPEYYGILLFHQASQGRPVQIQVEAPSDINVVAHAVAGSKGRLYVAIINKDFQNGAEVHLLLPSSFRYGALIRLNGPAANAQDGITLGGREVSADGTWSPANHEHVTVSDRMAIVSVPALSAALVTFYK, via the coding sequence ATGGGTCTTTATAGAGAAGCGCTTTCTAGGATGATACCGCTTCTTGCCATGCTGCTGTTACCTCTTCATGCTTTCGCCCAATCGATGCCAGTCGTCAGCGTTCGGGTGTTCCAAAAGCCTGTAGCCCCATCTATTCCCAAAGACTTTTTAGGGCTTAGCTACGAAGCGCCCGCCCTCACAAGCCCTTACTTTGATATATCTAATCGGGTTTATGTGCAGCTGCTGCGGAATCTGGGGCCGGGCTCTTTCCGATTCGGCGGCAATAGTGTGGAAAACACGTTTTGGCTGCAGGCAACTGCGGATGCGAATCAGACGACGCGCCGATCCCTTCGACGTCCTACTGTGTTAAAGGGCGCCGACCTCGATAGAGTTTTTCGGTTCGCTCGTGCTATCGGTTGGCATGTTATTCTTGGTGTGAATCTGGGGCATTTCAACCCACAGATGGCGGCCGATGAGGCACACTATGCAGTGACGCATGGAGGTCGTACGCTAACGGGCATTGAAATCGGCAATGAGGCCGATCTCTATGGTAGTAACGGGTGGCGCACACGGGATTGGGATTATGCGCAGTATCATCGCGATTTCATAGCCTATGTCAGCGCCATCGAGCAGGAGACTCCCGGTACGCCGATCGTTGCACCGGCCTTCTGTTGCTCATTGGGCTATCGTTGGTTACCGCAACTCCTTCACGATGACGCCGCAGACATCCATCTCGTTTCGTTCCACATGTATCCCTTGTATCATGCTCCTGGCAGCAAGGGCCCTACGGCAGAACAGCTGCTGAGTACGAAGGTGGCACGCTGGGAAGATCAGCATTTACAGGAGCTGGCTTCTGATGTGGCACCCTATCGTTTGCCTTTGCGCATGGCAGAGACAAACTCTGTTGCAGGAGGAGGTATGCCAGGCGTGAGCGATACCTATGTCGCCGCGCTTTGGGTTGCCGACTATCTCTTTCGTGTGGCCGAACATGGCCTGAGCGGTGTTAATTTTCATGGTGGCTTTTTTAGGGGCGGCTATAGTCCTATTTGGGAACAGAACGGAGTGTTCTCAGCAGCCCCAGAGTACTATGGCATCCTGCTGTTCCACCAGGCGTCCCAAGGCCGACCTGTTCAGATACAAGTGGAGGCACCCTCTGATATCAATGTAGTAGCCCATGCGGTGGCCGGTTCAAAAGGTCGGCTCTATGTGGCTATTATTAATAAGGATTTCCAGAACGGTGCCGAAGTGCATCTGCTGCTGCCGTCTTCTTTTCGGTATGGCGCGCTGATTCGTCTCAACGGGCCGGCTGCAAACGCCCAAGATGGCATAACTCTTGGTGGTCGGGAGGTGTCGGCAGATGGAACCTGGAGCCCTGCCAACCATGAACATGTAACGGTAAGCGATCGGATGGCGATTGTCTCGGTACCTGCACTTAGTGCGGCCTTGGTCACTTTTTACAAGTAG
- a CDS encoding sigma-54-dependent transcriptional regulator yields MVTRTSLESLNILIVDDEPNIRRALQALFMPEGHTVFTAENGQRALEYAKSQPIDVLICDLIMPGLSGVEVLQQIKRLHPNCVAIILTAYGTIRSAVEATRCGAFDYLQKPFDIDEIKLTVKRALEYRAHTQSLPSLPQEKKKTDKHDKGAASLYDNPLRCISPAMQEVYDIVERAADTRATVLITGESGTGKELIARALHEKSSRASGPFIAVSCAALPETLLESELFGHEKNAFTGATTAKPGRFELAHNGTLFLDEIGDIPPLMQVKLLRVLQTWEFERVGATKTTKVDVRLIAATNHDLDAAVKEGKFRQDLYFRLNIVTIHVPPLRERREDIVPLARHFLARFSAQNRRQLTEISPEVEALLLRYSWPGNVRELENTIERAVVLADPNEKTLSPALLPASIRHFIA; encoded by the coding sequence ATGGTTACCCGTACCTCTTTAGAGAGTCTAAATATCCTGATTGTGGATGACGAGCCTAACATTCGACGTGCTCTTCAAGCGCTCTTCATGCCAGAAGGGCACACTGTCTTTACTGCTGAAAACGGACAGCGCGCTCTAGAGTACGCAAAATCGCAACCCATTGATGTGCTTATCTGCGACCTCATCATGCCCGGCCTGAGCGGCGTGGAGGTGCTACAACAGATCAAACGCCTCCATCCAAACTGTGTCGCTATCATTCTCACCGCCTATGGCACCATTCGCTCGGCGGTGGAAGCCACACGCTGCGGGGCCTTCGACTATCTACAAAAGCCTTTCGATATTGACGAGATAAAGCTCACCGTTAAACGTGCCCTGGAGTATCGTGCTCACACACAATCGTTACCATCTCTTCCCCAAGAGAAGAAAAAAACGGACAAACATGATAAAGGCGCCGCCTCCCTCTACGATAACCCGCTCCGATGTATTAGCCCAGCCATGCAGGAGGTCTACGATATCGTTGAACGTGCTGCCGACACACGGGCAACCGTACTGATCACGGGTGAAAGTGGCACCGGCAAAGAGTTGATCGCTCGCGCCCTTCACGAGAAAAGCTCGCGTGCCAGCGGCCCCTTCATCGCCGTCTCTTGTGCAGCCCTGCCAGAAACCCTGCTAGAGAGCGAACTGTTTGGCCACGAGAAGAACGCGTTTACTGGGGCTACCACGGCGAAACCAGGCCGTTTCGAGCTAGCCCACAACGGTACGCTCTTTCTTGATGAGATCGGCGACATTCCCCCTCTCATGCAAGTAAAGCTCTTACGAGTTCTGCAGACGTGGGAGTTTGAACGGGTAGGTGCTACCAAAACCACAAAAGTGGATGTGCGCCTCATTGCTGCCACCAATCATGACCTTGATGCTGCGGTGAAGGAGGGCAAATTCCGCCAAGACCTCTATTTCCGCCTCAACATTGTGACCATTCATGTGCCCCCCTTACGCGAACGTCGTGAGGATATAGTGCCACTTGCCCGTCATTTCCTCGCGCGTTTTAGCGCCCAGAACCGACGCCAGCTAACGGAGATATCGCCTGAGGTCGAAGCGCTCCTCCTACGCTACTCCTGGCCTGGCAATGTTCGGGAGCTAGAAAATACCATAGAACGCGCTGTGGTCCTGGCCGACCCGAACGAAAAAACGCTTTCTCCCGCCCTGCTTCCCGCCTCCATTCGGCATTTTATCGCTTAG